A genomic segment from Saimiri boliviensis isolate mSaiBol1 chromosome 14, mSaiBol1.pri, whole genome shotgun sequence encodes:
- the SH2D3A gene encoding SH2 domain-containing protein 3A isoform X2, producing the protein MQVPQDGEDLAGQPWYHGPLSRQKAEALLQQDGDFLVRASGSREGHPVISCRWQGSALHFEVFRVALRPRPGRPTALFQLEDEQFPSMPALVHSYLTGRRPLSQATGAVVSRPVTRPGPLRRSFSEDTLMDGPAWTEPLRVRKWSSSQPADLAHMGQSREDPSGMGASTMPVSALPRSGSEPVLLKAPASLGTIANSLRGSDGQLQAKAPTKPPRTPSLELPDVPERPPTYCELVPRVQGTSLSQSCREPEAPWWEAEEDEEEENRCFTRPQTEIAFCPPDAPSCLLGPQNRPLEPQVLHTLRGLFLEHHPGSTALHLLLVDCQATGLLGVTRNQRGNMGVSSGLELLTLPHGHRLRLELLERHETLALAGALAVLGCSGPLEERAAALRGLVELALALRPGAAGDLPGLAAVMGALLMPQVSRLEHTWRHLRRSHTEAALAFEQELKPLMRALDEGAGPCDPGEVALPHVAPVVRLLEGVEEVAGPLEESGERLLRTLHGARQMARLAPKFRKVAAQRLRG; encoded by the exons ATGCAGGTGCCACAGGATGGAGAGGACCTTGCTGGCCAACCCTGGTACCACGGCCCCCTATCCCGCCAG AAAGCTGAAGCTCTTCTTCAGCAAGATGGCGACTTCCTGGTTCGTGCCTCTGGGTCCCGTGAGGGCCACCCCGTGATTTCCTGCCGCTGGCAGGGCTCAGCCCTCCATTTCGAGGTGTTCCGTGTGGCTCTGCGTCCACGGCCAGGCCGACCCACAGCCCTCTTTCAACTCGAGGATGAGCAATTCCCTAGCATGCCCGCTCTGGTTCACAGTTACCTGACAGGCAGGCGCCCACTGTCCCAGGCCACAGGGGCTGTGGTCTCCAGGCCCGTGACTCGGCCGGGGCCTCTGCGACGCAGCTTTAGTGAGGACACCCTGATGGATGGCCCAGCCTGGACAGAGCCGCTCAG GGTGAGGAAGTGGAGCAGCAGTCAGCCTGCAGATTTGGCACACATGGGGCAGTCAAGAGAAGACCCCTCTGGGATGG GAGCCTCCACCATGCCCGTATCTGCCTTGCCCCGATCGGGCAGTGAGCCCGTGTTGCTGAAGGCCCCTGCTTCCCTGGGAACTATTGCCAACAGTCTCAGGGGTTCCGATGGGCAGCTTCAAGCCAAGGCACCAACGAAGCCCCCCCGGACACCCTCCCTCGAACTGCCTGATGTCCCTGAACGCCCCCCAACATACTGCGAGCTAGTGCCCCGTGTCCAGGGAACATCCCTGAGCCAAAGCTGCCGAGAGCCAGAGGCGCCAtggtgggaggccgaggaagaCGAGGAGGAAGAGAACAGATGCTTTACAAGACCACAGACTGAGATTGCTTTCTGCCCCCCTGACGCCCCCTCCTGCCTGCTGGGCCCCCAGAATCGGCCCCTGGAACCCCAAGTCCTGCATACTCTCCGTGGCCTGTTCCTGGAGCACCATCCTGGGAGCACTGCCCTTCACCTGTTATTGGTAGACTGCCAG GCCACAGGCCTCCTGGGAGTGACCAGGAATCAGCGGGGCAACATGGGGGTCTCATCTGGCCTGGAGCTGCTCACTCTTCCCCATGGACATCGCTTGAGGTTGGAACTGCTGGAGAG GCATGAAACACTGGCGCTGGCTGGGGCGCTGGCGGTGCTGGGCTGCTCGGGGCCGCTGGAGGAGCGCGCAGCCGCACTGAGGGGCCTGGTAGAGCTGGCGCTGGCGCTGCGGCCAGGGGCGGCGGGGGACCTGCCCGGGCTGGCTGCGGTCATGGGCGCCCTGCTCATGCCCCAG GTGTCCCGGTTGGAGCACACGTGGCGCCACCTTCGAAGGAGCCACACGGAGGCTGCGCTGGCCTTTGAGCAGGAGCTGAAGCCGCTGATGCGGGCTCTGGATGAGGGCGCTG GACCCTGCGACCCCGGCGAGGTGGCGCTGCCGCACGTGGCACCCGTGGTGCGCCTGCTGGAGGGCGTCGAGGAAGTCGCGGGGCCGCTGGAGGAGAGCGGTGAGCGGCTGCTGCGCACCCTGCATGGGGCGCGTCAGATGGCCCGGCTCGCACCCAAATTCCGCAAGGTGGCGGCCCAGCGTCTGCGAG GGTAG
- the SH2D3A gene encoding SH2 domain-containing protein 3A isoform X4, giving the protein MQVPQDGEDLAGQPWYHGPLSRQKAEALLQQDGDFLVRASGSREGHPVISCRWQGSALHFEVFRVALRPRPGRPTALFQLEDEQFPSMPALVHSYLTGRRPLSQATGAVVSRPVTRPGPLRRSFSEDTLMDGPAWTEPLRVRKWSSSQPADLAHMGQSREDPSGMGASTMPVSALPRSGSEPVLLKAPASLGTIANSLRGSDGQLQAKAPTKPPRTPSLELPDVPERPPTYCELVPRVQGTSLSQSCREPEAPWWEAEEDEEEENRCFTRPQTEIAFCPPDAPSCLLGPQNRPLEPQVLHTLRGLFLEHHPGSTALHLLLVDCQATGLLGVTRNQRGNMGVSSGLELLTLPHGHRLRLELLERHETLALAGALAVLGCSGPLEERAAALRGLVELALALRPGAAGDLPGLAAVMGALLMPQVSRLEHTWRHLRRSHTEAALAFEQELKPLMRALDEGAGPCDPGEVALPHVAPVVRLLEGVEEVAGPLEESGERLLRTLHGARQMARLAPKFRKVAAQRLRAQPTRSPTSPGNLGSRAWGSPPPGTTPNAGPPGSGTWNRPSPCTLDSGLTQS; this is encoded by the exons ATGCAGGTGCCACAGGATGGAGAGGACCTTGCTGGCCAACCCTGGTACCACGGCCCCCTATCCCGCCAG AAAGCTGAAGCTCTTCTTCAGCAAGATGGCGACTTCCTGGTTCGTGCCTCTGGGTCCCGTGAGGGCCACCCCGTGATTTCCTGCCGCTGGCAGGGCTCAGCCCTCCATTTCGAGGTGTTCCGTGTGGCTCTGCGTCCACGGCCAGGCCGACCCACAGCCCTCTTTCAACTCGAGGATGAGCAATTCCCTAGCATGCCCGCTCTGGTTCACAGTTACCTGACAGGCAGGCGCCCACTGTCCCAGGCCACAGGGGCTGTGGTCTCCAGGCCCGTGACTCGGCCGGGGCCTCTGCGACGCAGCTTTAGTGAGGACACCCTGATGGATGGCCCAGCCTGGACAGAGCCGCTCAG GGTGAGGAAGTGGAGCAGCAGTCAGCCTGCAGATTTGGCACACATGGGGCAGTCAAGAGAAGACCCCTCTGGGATGG GAGCCTCCACCATGCCCGTATCTGCCTTGCCCCGATCGGGCAGTGAGCCCGTGTTGCTGAAGGCCCCTGCTTCCCTGGGAACTATTGCCAACAGTCTCAGGGGTTCCGATGGGCAGCTTCAAGCCAAGGCACCAACGAAGCCCCCCCGGACACCCTCCCTCGAACTGCCTGATGTCCCTGAACGCCCCCCAACATACTGCGAGCTAGTGCCCCGTGTCCAGGGAACATCCCTGAGCCAAAGCTGCCGAGAGCCAGAGGCGCCAtggtgggaggccgaggaagaCGAGGAGGAAGAGAACAGATGCTTTACAAGACCACAGACTGAGATTGCTTTCTGCCCCCCTGACGCCCCCTCCTGCCTGCTGGGCCCCCAGAATCGGCCCCTGGAACCCCAAGTCCTGCATACTCTCCGTGGCCTGTTCCTGGAGCACCATCCTGGGAGCACTGCCCTTCACCTGTTATTGGTAGACTGCCAG GCCACAGGCCTCCTGGGAGTGACCAGGAATCAGCGGGGCAACATGGGGGTCTCATCTGGCCTGGAGCTGCTCACTCTTCCCCATGGACATCGCTTGAGGTTGGAACTGCTGGAGAG GCATGAAACACTGGCGCTGGCTGGGGCGCTGGCGGTGCTGGGCTGCTCGGGGCCGCTGGAGGAGCGCGCAGCCGCACTGAGGGGCCTGGTAGAGCTGGCGCTGGCGCTGCGGCCAGGGGCGGCGGGGGACCTGCCCGGGCTGGCTGCGGTCATGGGCGCCCTGCTCATGCCCCAG GTGTCCCGGTTGGAGCACACGTGGCGCCACCTTCGAAGGAGCCACACGGAGGCTGCGCTGGCCTTTGAGCAGGAGCTGAAGCCGCTGATGCGGGCTCTGGATGAGGGCGCTG GACCCTGCGACCCCGGCGAGGTGGCGCTGCCGCACGTGGCACCCGTGGTGCGCCTGCTGGAGGGCGTCGAGGAAGTCGCGGGGCCGCTGGAGGAGAGCGGTGAGCGGCTGCTGCGCACCCTGCATGGGGCGCGTCAGATGGCCCGGCTCGCACCCAAATTCCGCAAGGTGGCGGCCCAGCGTCTGCGAG CCCAGCCGACGAGATCCCCCACCTCCCCGGGCAACCTGGGATCCCGCGCCTGGGGGAGCCCACCTCCAGGCACAACCCCTAATGCTGGACCCCCAGGATCTGGCACCTGGAACAGGCCATCCCCTTGCACACTG GATTCCGGCCTAACCCAGAGCTGA
- the SH2D3A gene encoding SH2 domain-containing protein 3A isoform X1, with protein sequence MQVPQDGEDLAGQPWYHGPLSRQKAEALLQQDGDFLVRASGSREGHPVISCRWQGSALHFEVFRVALRPRPGRPTALFQLEDEQFPSMPALVHSYLTGRRPLSQATGAVVSRPVTRPGPLRRSFSEDTLMDGPAWTEPLRVRKWSSSQPADLAHMGQSREDPSGMGASTMPVSALPRSGSEPVLLKAPASLGTIANSLRGSDGQLQAKAPTKPPRTPSLELPDVPERPPTYCELVPRVQGTSLSQSCREPEAPWWEAEEDEEEENRCFTRPQTEIAFCPPDAPSCLLGPQNRPLEPQVLHTLRGLFLEHHPGSTALHLLLVDCQATGLLGVTRNQRGNMGVSSGLELLTLPHGHRLRLELLERHETLALAGALAVLGCSGPLEERAAALRGLVELALALRPGAAGDLPGLAAVMGALLMPQVSRLEHTWRHLRRSHTEAALAFEQELKPLMRALDEGAGPCDPGEVALPHVAPVVRLLEGVEEVAGPLEESGERLLRTLHGARQMARLAPKFRKVAAQRLRGFRPNPELSEALTTRFLRRLLWGSRGAGAPRAERFEKFQRVLGVLSLRLEPDR encoded by the exons ATGCAGGTGCCACAGGATGGAGAGGACCTTGCTGGCCAACCCTGGTACCACGGCCCCCTATCCCGCCAG AAAGCTGAAGCTCTTCTTCAGCAAGATGGCGACTTCCTGGTTCGTGCCTCTGGGTCCCGTGAGGGCCACCCCGTGATTTCCTGCCGCTGGCAGGGCTCAGCCCTCCATTTCGAGGTGTTCCGTGTGGCTCTGCGTCCACGGCCAGGCCGACCCACAGCCCTCTTTCAACTCGAGGATGAGCAATTCCCTAGCATGCCCGCTCTGGTTCACAGTTACCTGACAGGCAGGCGCCCACTGTCCCAGGCCACAGGGGCTGTGGTCTCCAGGCCCGTGACTCGGCCGGGGCCTCTGCGACGCAGCTTTAGTGAGGACACCCTGATGGATGGCCCAGCCTGGACAGAGCCGCTCAG GGTGAGGAAGTGGAGCAGCAGTCAGCCTGCAGATTTGGCACACATGGGGCAGTCAAGAGAAGACCCCTCTGGGATGG GAGCCTCCACCATGCCCGTATCTGCCTTGCCCCGATCGGGCAGTGAGCCCGTGTTGCTGAAGGCCCCTGCTTCCCTGGGAACTATTGCCAACAGTCTCAGGGGTTCCGATGGGCAGCTTCAAGCCAAGGCACCAACGAAGCCCCCCCGGACACCCTCCCTCGAACTGCCTGATGTCCCTGAACGCCCCCCAACATACTGCGAGCTAGTGCCCCGTGTCCAGGGAACATCCCTGAGCCAAAGCTGCCGAGAGCCAGAGGCGCCAtggtgggaggccgaggaagaCGAGGAGGAAGAGAACAGATGCTTTACAAGACCACAGACTGAGATTGCTTTCTGCCCCCCTGACGCCCCCTCCTGCCTGCTGGGCCCCCAGAATCGGCCCCTGGAACCCCAAGTCCTGCATACTCTCCGTGGCCTGTTCCTGGAGCACCATCCTGGGAGCACTGCCCTTCACCTGTTATTGGTAGACTGCCAG GCCACAGGCCTCCTGGGAGTGACCAGGAATCAGCGGGGCAACATGGGGGTCTCATCTGGCCTGGAGCTGCTCACTCTTCCCCATGGACATCGCTTGAGGTTGGAACTGCTGGAGAG GCATGAAACACTGGCGCTGGCTGGGGCGCTGGCGGTGCTGGGCTGCTCGGGGCCGCTGGAGGAGCGCGCAGCCGCACTGAGGGGCCTGGTAGAGCTGGCGCTGGCGCTGCGGCCAGGGGCGGCGGGGGACCTGCCCGGGCTGGCTGCGGTCATGGGCGCCCTGCTCATGCCCCAG GTGTCCCGGTTGGAGCACACGTGGCGCCACCTTCGAAGGAGCCACACGGAGGCTGCGCTGGCCTTTGAGCAGGAGCTGAAGCCGCTGATGCGGGCTCTGGATGAGGGCGCTG GACCCTGCGACCCCGGCGAGGTGGCGCTGCCGCACGTGGCACCCGTGGTGCGCCTGCTGGAGGGCGTCGAGGAAGTCGCGGGGCCGCTGGAGGAGAGCGGTGAGCGGCTGCTGCGCACCCTGCATGGGGCGCGTCAGATGGCCCGGCTCGCACCCAAATTCCGCAAGGTGGCGGCCCAGCGTCTGCGAG GATTCCGGCCTAACCCAGAGCTGAGCGAGGCCCTGACTACCCGCTTCCTGCGGAGGCTGCTCTGGGGTAGCCGGGGCGCGGGAGCTCCGCGCGCTGAACGCTTTGAGAAGTTCCAGCGCGTCCTCGGCGTCCTGTCGCTGCGCCTGGAGCCTGACCGTTGA
- the SH2D3A gene encoding SH2 domain-containing protein 3A isoform X3: MERTLLANPGTTAPYPARVRKWSSSQPADLAHMGQSREDPSGMGASTMPVSALPRSGSEPVLLKAPASLGTIANSLRGSDGQLQAKAPTKPPRTPSLELPDVPERPPTYCELVPRVQGTSLSQSCREPEAPWWEAEEDEEEENRCFTRPQTEIAFCPPDAPSCLLGPQNRPLEPQVLHTLRGLFLEHHPGSTALHLLLVDCQATGLLGVTRNQRGNMGVSSGLELLTLPHGHRLRLELLERHETLALAGALAVLGCSGPLEERAAALRGLVELALALRPGAAGDLPGLAAVMGALLMPQVSRLEHTWRHLRRSHTEAALAFEQELKPLMRALDEGAGPCDPGEVALPHVAPVVRLLEGVEEVAGPLEESGERLLRTLHGARQMARLAPKFRKVAAQRLRGFRPNPELSEALTTRFLRRLLWGSRGAGAPRAERFEKFQRVLGVLSLRLEPDR; encoded by the exons ATGGAGAGGACCTTGCTGGCCAACCCTGGTACCACGGCCCCCTATCCCGCCAG GGTGAGGAAGTGGAGCAGCAGTCAGCCTGCAGATTTGGCACACATGGGGCAGTCAAGAGAAGACCCCTCTGGGATGG GAGCCTCCACCATGCCCGTATCTGCCTTGCCCCGATCGGGCAGTGAGCCCGTGTTGCTGAAGGCCCCTGCTTCCCTGGGAACTATTGCCAACAGTCTCAGGGGTTCCGATGGGCAGCTTCAAGCCAAGGCACCAACGAAGCCCCCCCGGACACCCTCCCTCGAACTGCCTGATGTCCCTGAACGCCCCCCAACATACTGCGAGCTAGTGCCCCGTGTCCAGGGAACATCCCTGAGCCAAAGCTGCCGAGAGCCAGAGGCGCCAtggtgggaggccgaggaagaCGAGGAGGAAGAGAACAGATGCTTTACAAGACCACAGACTGAGATTGCTTTCTGCCCCCCTGACGCCCCCTCCTGCCTGCTGGGCCCCCAGAATCGGCCCCTGGAACCCCAAGTCCTGCATACTCTCCGTGGCCTGTTCCTGGAGCACCATCCTGGGAGCACTGCCCTTCACCTGTTATTGGTAGACTGCCAG GCCACAGGCCTCCTGGGAGTGACCAGGAATCAGCGGGGCAACATGGGGGTCTCATCTGGCCTGGAGCTGCTCACTCTTCCCCATGGACATCGCTTGAGGTTGGAACTGCTGGAGAG GCATGAAACACTGGCGCTGGCTGGGGCGCTGGCGGTGCTGGGCTGCTCGGGGCCGCTGGAGGAGCGCGCAGCCGCACTGAGGGGCCTGGTAGAGCTGGCGCTGGCGCTGCGGCCAGGGGCGGCGGGGGACCTGCCCGGGCTGGCTGCGGTCATGGGCGCCCTGCTCATGCCCCAG GTGTCCCGGTTGGAGCACACGTGGCGCCACCTTCGAAGGAGCCACACGGAGGCTGCGCTGGCCTTTGAGCAGGAGCTGAAGCCGCTGATGCGGGCTCTGGATGAGGGCGCTG GACCCTGCGACCCCGGCGAGGTGGCGCTGCCGCACGTGGCACCCGTGGTGCGCCTGCTGGAGGGCGTCGAGGAAGTCGCGGGGCCGCTGGAGGAGAGCGGTGAGCGGCTGCTGCGCACCCTGCATGGGGCGCGTCAGATGGCCCGGCTCGCACCCAAATTCCGCAAGGTGGCGGCCCAGCGTCTGCGAG GATTCCGGCCTAACCCAGAGCTGAGCGAGGCCCTGACTACCCGCTTCCTGCGGAGGCTGCTCTGGGGTAGCCGGGGCGCGGGAGCTCCGCGCGCTGAACGCTTTGAGAAGTTCCAGCGCGTCCTCGGCGTCCTGTCGCTGCGCCTGGAGCCTGACCGTTGA